A region of the Mytilus galloprovincialis chromosome 1, xbMytGall1.hap1.1, whole genome shotgun sequence genome:
aagGTCAGAAAACATACAATTACTTAAATCCACAATACATTTTGGAGAGCTGACTTATTGTAACAATTTATCATTGTTGACGGCCAGATAACTTTTATTTGCTTAAATCCATATACTCTGTGGATAATTGCATTTTTGTACAGATTATTCATTGTTGAATGCACAATATCTgttggagagttgttttattgttaCTATTATTCATTGTTTATGACCAGCTATGTAACATTCATTTTCTTAAATTCACTGTCTCTGGTGGCAAGTTGTTTTATTGTAACAATGCTTCATCGTTGAAGGCCAGATTACATATTATTGCTTGAAATCAAGTATTTCGGTGGATACTTGATTTAGTGTACAGAttatttattgttgaaggccaaataATGTACAATTACTTAAATCCATGATAACTGTTGAAGAGTTGTTTTATTGCAAATAATGTTCTTTCTTGAAGACTCTATAACATTGTATGCTTAGTTTTCGATAGAAATACACTTTATGCAACTGGATATCTGTTATCCTATTTTGGCTGGAAAAAACAATCTATATCAAAAGTCTATAACTGTTAGAAACTTTAAGTTGTACTAAGAACATTAAATATTAGATATTCcatatttgaacatgttgaatgttcCTAAAACCAATCACAGCTGTTTATATGTACATATAAATGTGTACtagcataaggtcgatttctattcAACGCAGCTTATATATTGGCTTAAATCCAGGATCGCTGGTGGTCAGTtgttaaattgtatttattatataaaaaatttaattcaaattttattggCAAAAAACTGTCCAATTAGACTTGGAGTCAGATTACATTCTGGCTCCCATGAATCATGGTCATGGCTAAATCCATCCCAATGAATCAAATATTGTCGTGAATTTTCTACTGTTCTTGTGGCAATGATGCCTTTCACTCCccattctgaaagaaaaataaaacattgtagttatatgaaaaataaagaagttcATTTATTTCATAGCAAAGTGATCTATAtgaatcttagtcatctttttgGTGAAACTGACCTAAGTCTATATGTACAGCAATGTTAAtgatgaatttaaacaaaaacgaAATGTCAGTTagtcaaaatatcaattttaatagtTTGTTAATTAGAAGAAGTTAATTTTAACATTCAATTGCATTATTTCTaatcaaaaatttatattttaactatGCCATAAACatcaaaaacacaatttgtcaAGATATTTGACATGTtataaatataccaaatacataatatcatataaataatttCTGTTCAAGTGAATTATTAGAAAATAACAGATGACTGATAAATCCAGATAATGCAGAGCTTTTTCTGTGTCATTCTAGTTACAATTGAAATTCTAACTTGCACTTTTATTACCTTTGTTGTTCTTTCTCTTTTTAGTGGCTTTTGTCCTGTTAGCAGCTGTCCCCCTTGGTCTTTTGCTggtatgtgtgactggtggtgaagTGAGTGCTAGTGTTACTGGTGATAAtgtgagtgtatgtgtgactggtggaGATGGAAGTGtttgtgtgactggtggtgatgtgagtgtatgtgtgactggtggtgatggtaGTGTAgttgtgactggtggtgatggtagtgtatgtgtgactggtggtgatgtgattgtatgtgtgactggtggtgatggtaGTGTATGTGTGACTAGTGATGGTactgtatgtgtgactggtggtgatgtgagtgtatgtgtgactggtggtgatgctactgtatgtgtgactggtggtgatgtgagtgtatgtgtgactggtggtgatgtgagtgtatgtgtgactggtggtgatgtgagtgctagtgtgactggtggtgatgtgagtgtatgtgtgactggtggtgatggtaGTGTATGTGTGACTAGTGGTGATGGTactgtatgtgtgactggtgaagtgagtgtatgtgtgactggtggtgatggtactgtatgtgtgactggtggtgaagTGAGTGCtagtgtgactggtggtgatggtagtgtatgtgtgactggtggtgatggtagtgtatgtgtgactggtggtgatggtagtgtatgtgtgactggtggtgatggtagtgtatgtgtgactggtggtgatggtagtgtatgtgtgactggtgatgatggtagtgtatgtgtgactggtggtgaagTGAGTGCtagtgtgactggtggtgatggtaGTGTATGTATGACTTGTGGTAATGgtagtgtatgtgtgactggtgatgatggtagtgtatgtgtgactggtggtgatggtactgtatgtgtgactggtggtgatgtgaaTGCATGAGTAACTGGTGTTTTTTTTAGTGTGAGTGTTTGTTTGGCTGGTGTTTTTTTTAGTGTGAATGTTTGTTTGGCTGATGGTTTTTTTAATGATCTTTTGACTGTTGTTTTGTTTGGTTGTGTTTGTGTGACTGGTAGTGATGgtagtgtatgtgtgactggttGTGATGGGAGTATGTGTGTGACTGCTGGTGATGCAAGtgaataaatgttttcttcaaccTCAGGAGTCACCAGTAAATTGTAGAGTAGTTCTTCACTTCCAGgttctacaaaaataaaatcattaatatgGTAATTTTCACTGCATCTCCAATATTTACTTTTCATTACCAAATTTTcttggtttgaaaaaaaaaaagtttttataaaacaaagtatTGTCCCTAAAGCATTGCTAAAGGAAATATGCATAACATTATAATCATTATCTGTATCATTGTgcatgaatttgaatttgaattacagtgccatagttagttttcactTCGTTTTTTCAATTAAGTAACAGAAATGTCTGATTTGATCTCCTGCACCGTTCAAAATACAACATATGTTATGCACATGTTTACCATGATCTATTTGAATTGAACATGGCCAATTTACAAAGCGAAAGAGGAGCATCTTATAAGAATTTGTGATGTTCACTACATTTCCCCATATCCAATCTTTTGCTCACTAAACACATCATTTTTTAAttgtgataaatatattttaaaaatgttaaatcaattATTGAATTTTCAGGCTAAGCAGGATTAAAAACCTGGTTTAAAATCTCAGAATTTTTGCGACAGTGTATTGTAGTCATGATCCATCAGAAAATAATACATTTTCTATTAACTAGACTTGGGTAAAagatatttagaaaataaaaaccaAATTCACATTTAACTTGTAACCATGAAAACAAGATATGACGAAAGttctattatagtttttttttttttttaaatggggaatgtgccaaagagacaacaacccgaccatagagcagacatgTTTGGTGTCCCAAATTTCGTTCCCAAATTTTTGTGCtctaggtgtaacaccactaattcgggcccggcaagaaagcacataccagaaagtaatacatatttaacacaaaatagttcctacgcatggacataactttcaaaatatttagatttttttattaattttggtatcaaatgaaagctgcatgactggtgatcattgtagaaaattttttgactgataaatttgaataatacaaaaatggcatgaaatttaaaaaggagggtacattttgcctttttgtcagatcAGAAGTActtgttttggtacatccgaagttccgggaaccagttctttcttatatgccatttaaggtattttgattttttcagtataggacaccagaaggtgttgctttgacatgcaatgattgtcactttatttaaacttaagataaaagagctgtgaccactcgaaattgaggaatttaacatagaaagcaatggggccattaattagtagtgtacttcctattacagagaatcaccagaaatccaatttttagaagttgtacctattccaatgaaaataagtcaaacatgatgtaagtaatcatgtttaatcatctgttttggtcaaccgtcctgcttatgggaaatttaagctcttaaattggcatactcaagtatgttagccttttatggtcatacaacatgcatgcagttaagacttgaatccatgttcttatttttgcattttttctgattgaaattaataaaacatgtattttatgacttctATATGGAACagaatagctcttggtcaaactaatcttatgatttttcaagttttttttttttatggtagccttttacaatctaggcaaatggtatatactcatataagaattctaaaatctcactgtacatgcaattttgaaccagtttagcaagttatctagctgagggatatataaattgctcttattaatctctGTTTTACCACAGAATAATGAATTATTTAATTGAGTTACTTTTTGagtgttatattttttaatgtattttagtCTTTCTTGTATGCTGTTGTTGTTGTAAGGTTAATTTTAGGAACTTTTGGAATGTTTTTTTAGTTGATGTATGGTCAGATGTTTGCAGCAGACTGAACAGGTCAATTGTTCAGCAATGTAAACAGATCAGACTAGATCAGAGCTGATCAgaaaatttaatttcacattaTAGATGTATGTTAAGATATCAAAAGGTTAAAATATGATCATATAAGGTTAATGTATATAGGTCAGTATCATCATTGGATAActaaatgaatatattttttgcCCAGAAACTCATTACATATATAACTTAAAGTCCTGCTATTTTTTGTTAACTTAAAAAGAAACTGACCTTCTGATAATGTAACAACAGTTTTatgaagaaataaatatatttttgtggaaaatatatatatattttggtacACATATAGCAATGAacgaaatttgataaaaacaccATTATGTAAAACCGGTTGGCAGATTTTTTGGGAAATTTGcttcaatatttttaatgtttacagATGTTATTATGAACTAAtcactaaataaaataaaattactacCAATCAAGTTATCCTCCTCAACAGCCTTCTGCACCTTCATATTCAATTCTGTTTCTATAGCTGAAAGATAATTGATAATAGACATAAACTAGAAGTTTTAATTCCAATAAAAATGCATGCACACAAATAATGCCCATTACAAcctgtcattattgtttcaaTCAAATCTCTGACATTAACAATTAACAGGTGGTTGCATTTTCATCTGAAAAAAATTTGGAAGTTACTTAAATAAGAGAATGGAAActcacatttttgtaatttttccatttataaagagGCATAATTGTGGAATGGTTAAAGTGACGCTTCCTAAGTTCAAACTTGATTTGTATTTTGTGTGTATAaggtttcataatattttgttgaggTACACTAAAGTAAGGGAATGGAAacgaaaaaaattgaaatttttccatttataaaggggcataactctagaacagtgaCACCACcaatattcaaacttgatctgtgttttgtagtaataagcattgtgtataagttacaTTTTGACTAAAGCTTGCAATTAAAATAGGATTGATTGTTATTTgctgtggcaaatatttcaggcataatcaggacaaaatttataaaagacatttaaataaagtatgttatatttatttaccattgtCAACTGGTAATGATAATACCTCATATTCAGGAGATGTGGGcctgaaataaacaataaaattgaaaaactgGTAAAATTTACTTCTAAAACATGCATAAATTTCTTAAGTATGTGCATTAGTTTATATACCTGTCtgtcaaagggcaataactataaaaatgtatttgttgaCTCTTTTTATATAGctttaattaattataattttaaaaataatttgtgacATTGAAGATGCATGGTTGACAAATGGTATTTTATATCAATAAGCGTAAAATGATGTTGGTTTTCTAGTGTACAGGACGTAGACTTAACTAACTTGAGAAGATGTGCAGACCAAAAACACTGTTCACCATTGTTCCACTCTATTAATTGCAGGATGgatataaaagttaaaatgtcTAATTGTACTTACACTTCTACCGAAATTTCCTTTatgtttaaaaacattttcatttttttctcccCATAATCTGACATAGGTTTAAGGGGGAGAACATCAAGGGGGATACCATTCACTTCTATTATtccttttttaacttttgtgtACGGGAAAGCTTGTTTTTTTCCCACtgcttttgctaaaaaaaaaattatataaaacagtaTTTACTAAAAcacatttgattatttttgttgagcctttaagtttaaacaaaaaagttaGACAAAGCAATCCTACATTCTGTTTCGTCAGCATCCACAAATagtcactctgtggttaaagttttttgaaattttaatagctttcttaaactatcctgaatttgtaacgtggacagaagcttatttatgatcattaaatagtatccagaagtaaattttgtaaaaataaaattcaactttCCGTATTTTACACGaaatagacttagtttttctgcttggaaacattaaattcaatctgtgtttaaagtttttaaaatttaatgacaTATTCTTGtaaatagacttagtttttctgctgggaaacattaaattcactctgtggttaaaattttaatgacttttctcaaattctaccaaacttggacagaagcttgtttatgacaATGAGATAGTATTCAGAAgtcaatttgttaaaaataaaataaaaaaatttctgtacataattataaattgacttagtttttctgccaggaaacaatacATTCCAGAATTTGAAGATctattggtgaccttttgctgttttcTGTTTATATGGTCGagtttttgtctctttggcacattccctatttccattttattttatttctattttgtggtcaaagtttttaaaattttaataacttttaagctattctggatttgtaccaaacttgaataaaaacttgtttatgatcaaaagctaataTCCAGAAGGAAGTTTTGTTAAAACGTTGTACCTGTTAATCCGTATtaaacttataaatggacttttttcttcaaggggccagctgaaggacgcctccgggtgctggaatttctcgctacattgaagaccagttggtgaccttctgctgttgttttttatttggtcgggttgttgtctctttgacacattccccatttccattctcaattttattttttcttcaagttAACATTATTATTACGAGATTTATAAACTCAGCATTAAAGTTTTCCACATTGCAGCTGAAATTTCATATGAAGTAGAGTAAAAGACATTACACTTACAATACAACTTGTTCATGTGGGTTTGAGCCTCCTGTTGAAGACTTTTTAAGTCTTTTGGTACTTCTTTGGTTCCTACAGAAAAAAAGTAATGTCAAGTCACAATATTAAAACTAGATTGTTAaacatacaaaaagaaaaataactagaATTGGCAAGCAATAGCAGATGTCACTTCATGATGCCAGGCTACcttgccaatattttttattatatttgaacagtttccatggtaactaggTCTATAAAGGACCATTCCATAGTTGGATGCACAACCTCACACATAGGAATGAAAGTACTCTAGTTGAAGTGATTCGTAAATGCAGTTTAACTGGTGACAGGTAGTGGACACAGTAAAACGGATATTTGTAACCATCAAATCAAAATTgaggtggcaactcttcaactataGTACGTACTGTTATTCCAAATCTAATGcattacaaacaaataataaGTTGTAACAGTTGGAAAAATGTATaaacttgaaataaaataaaattctgcaaAACTTCATAAATGATTTTGGTGCATAGATTTCATTGTTAAACATGAcgttatacaaataaaaacttacAAACTGAAAATAATTTCGTTACTTCTTCTATTGAAATTTGGATAAAATAATACTAATGCCACTAATGAATCCCCTTGAACCtaatcacaaaataaaacaagtaaactaagcaaaagtttcaaagtcaataaactaTGACATAGggacagaggaaaatatttttcatGGAAATAAGAAATGCCTacacttatacaactgcataccaaaagTGGTTCACTATAAACTAGAtgtaatcacaaacttatacattgtTAATGCTCTGCCACCATGTCTGGTTTTTTGGCTCTGTCTAGTTCAGACAAAAAGCGATAGGTACAGGTAGTGACAATTTTTGGTAAACTGAATTAAACTTGTATgtaatttaaacaagaatgtgtccccagtacatggatgcccatttgcactatcattatccatgttcagtggactgtgaaaatggaacaaaaactctaatttggcattataattagaaagatcatcacaggaaacatgtataaaaagtttcaagttgattggaattcaacttaATCCAAAAACTAAaaacctcaaccaaaaacttaaacctgaagtgaaacagacagaaaaacaaacaaaagataacaaacaaacaaatgcacagagcagaaaacaaaatgcccataaatagggcataCAAATGTTAAAATTCTGACCTAGTGAATGAAAAGCAAACAAATTCTGCAGGATGTCCTCTGATTTAAGGAAGGCAGCAGATTTTCCATCTCCTAAAAGGATCTGGGATCCAGTGTTGGTGTCAATGCCTACCAGAGCTACATCTATACCATGCTTTTCAAGTTCAACAATCTGAAgggaaaaagaaaaatatttgattatgGTCTGACTGAggattaaaataatatcaaacaaacctagataaaaaaaaaattgtgcacaCTCactatttattgatatttatttatcaagAGCCTAGTTTGCGCACCtgtaattttttgcttaaatcttttatcaataactatttttgattttcaatataCATTTATTTGTGGCTTAAAAAATGCCTTTTCAGGAGGAttgcgggtataagattttcagaaaaaaataacatttgtttttcattacaaattctattaattacctttagtagttgttactttatcatacggtacaaaaataattccaaaaaaaaattgcagTTGGCCCCATGTGACACTAAAAATGTAggtatcattgaaaaagctccaaattatctccctttggtgcaaaaatgccattatttggcattaaaattgaacgGACGAAGATGATGGTGGATGCCAAGTTATGGAAAATGCTCACTTCAGCATGCATCAAAACACATACACATATTGCCGGTAACTGAAAAAATGTTGCCATCATATTACAAGTTGGGTCTTCAGGAAAGTTTATTTTATAAGCAAATCAGAATAAAAttgtttaaggaggctcgagggtataagattttcagaaaaaattcaaacattcatttttctttacaaattttattaattacctttagtagttgttactttattttatggtacaagaatttttcaaaaaaatcaatacatgttggctccaggtgacttttaaaatttagatatcattgaaaaagctccaaattatctccctttggtgcaaaagtgacatttttttggctaaaaatgaaatatcttttttaactcatcggtgacctatattttttattattgttttccaaaaggctgtacataaactaaaaaattgtaaaatttaaccaatttctgtaatttagttctttttttatttcgatattaccaatatttctcatattagttcaacagaaaaaaaggacattaacaaatatgtaatcttttttcgaaggcagattgtgagagTAAATGcacggtgaccccatatttttatttaatttttccattaggtataagataaagttaatttatagaaaaatatagagaaatcctatattaaataaaaaaatcgatttagacccgcgagcccccttaaatcaaataataattaaaaaaaataagtctcACATGTTCTCTGATAATCTTAAGCCTTTTAAAGGCATCTTTCTGTTGTGGTTGAGGTGGTACCACTGGCTTTTCCTTTGCCTTCTGTTTATATGCCTCCTTTTCCTCCTGCCCTAACAAATTCCAGGCAGGTGCCCAGTCTGCTATGTCATTGAATTGatcttaaataaacaaatataaaattaggTTAATCAACTGTCTAACCTGACTAATTCTTTTAAGAATAAGCAAACACAAGTTTTTCCATTAATTCTTCTTTAAAAAAGGTCAAAAGAAAAACTTTTTAAACCTTCAATTGAGGCTACTATTCATTGATGccaaatttcatcaaattatatttttatgagCAATAGCTCAAGTAAATATTCTTTAGGCTACTGCAATTAGTGAAGTCAGTCAAGCAGGCATGGGATAATCTTAACCAGCTGTAATCGATAACATTTTGAAgtgaacctcaaactaattgcaacagaaaatgttttagttctaatctatagcattatgccctttttatacacaagaaaaaagtcccataaaatgtaacttgagaaaaacacaaaatcagcattttaaatttcctatggaaattgacattggaaggggagataactcttgcaaaaatgagtcttttttggtCTGTCTTTGGTTATTTTTCTTGAAATTCATGTAAAGTATGAGACTTTGATTGGGTTATAAGTATGTGTTTGACTATATTAtttaatcttctgctcatgaaatgtacaaaaccaaagtgttatgggtagttttatgttgattttttcagtacaggacaccagaaggtgttgctttgacatgtaatgattgtcactttatttgaacttaagttaaaagagctgtgaccactcgaaattgaggaatttaacatagaaagcaatggggccattaattagtggtgtacttcctttaGATTAACCTCTTGCCATTTTAGCCCCAGTTAAAATAACGATAGGctatatatattaacatacatgtatgcagTTTACCTTTTTTCtctctaacaaaacaattataccCAGTCATTCCTTTGAGGTATAATGTCCGTGGCTGTGCTTCATATTTCCTTCCCTCCACGACTTTTTTATAATTGCCAATCCAGTCCTTAAATTATTAGtataaaataaattcaatcaGGCACATATGACTCCAAAATGACAAAggtgaaattgtaaaaaaatcaaattagacTTTTAGTATCTCACAATTATTAAGCTATTTTATCTGAGTGGTTACATGTTATATGTAGAATCATTCAAGGTATATAAGGTCCATAATCAATTTTATTCATATGGATATTTTTATACATTgtactatagtttttttttcctgATTTTATTAGAATGACGCTATAAATTATCTATGcaatatgaacgtagataacgaattaaTCCCCGGTCTTAGTTTGAATTGGAAGAGTTTTAGGGAAATTTGGGTACAAAGTGTTGcataaaatcaatgtttttttcattatctaaaatagtttaattgaaatttggaaatttgacattttttttacaaggTGTAGGGTACTTACCTTTGGTcaaaccctacaggtagtcaaatataagacgttttttaATCCTGAGACAGAAAAACTGGATGGAGTCAAATTTGGtgctcaatgttgtgagagttatgtcatagatggtgtgacgtGACTGACGTCAAAGTgagtcatttgcatagctaggtcagtagtcccattccttcAATGaggcagtcaagtgatgcatttaatgaaatgagtgtaaatgattggcataataggacaaatcattaatgaattattaaaatatttaaattacagTCATCATGAATAATCTACAgaattttatatttcacaagcGTGAAGTTCCCTGGGATAATAGTAAGCAATGTCCAGgaatatgggttagcaacacccaggggctatgggttttgtaatgacgtgcgttaaccaatcaaaatcataGAAAAATATTAAGCCGGGGATAATATTTAATAGGTATGaatttattaattgtttgttCAAGATTGGTATTGCATGTGAGcaaatgcatgtacattgtattgtaaaaTGACACAATGATACAACATACATGTGAATTCCATCAAAACAgttgaataaaatatcaaaatcagaaAAACTATTAACATGTATAAACTTTGAATTAATATATATGACTGGATACACCATGTACAGTGTTTTGGTATTAATCCAAATCCAAATCCTTTGTTACAGTTTGAAAGCCTATTTAATAATGCAATGTATTACATGAAAATTTAAAGTCACCATTGCCAAGTTGGCATATAAATTAAAATACCTTGATAACCTGTAACGGCAGTCCTGTTCTTTCAACAGCCTTGTTGTGCAGCACACTGCTTTTTATACCTTTGCAGTCCATGCCTTGGGCAAACAGCTCCTTTAAAATATCCTTGGTCTCCTCTGATAAGTTTgttttctgaaatatatttacaCTGTGAGCGGTTTTAGTattaactttatcatgtttatactacaAATGTAAATACATTTCATATCGAGGTGAAACCTTTAGTCAAAGGAACCTTAAAGTAATGCTTTTAAACAAGCATTTGTTCACTTATCTACATTGGGTAGAGGTATAAGGAGACGGTtcagatctcataaacatgtttaaccctgctgcaattttgcgcctgtcccaagtccggagcctctggcctttgttagtcttgtatgatttttaattttagtt
Encoded here:
- the LOC143077414 gene encoding uncharacterized protein LOC143077414, which produces MDCKGIKSSVLHNKAVERTGLPLQVIKDWIGNYKKVVEGRKYEAQPRTLYLKGMTGYNCFVREKKDQFNDIADWAPAWNLLGQEEKEAYKQKAKEKPVVPPQPQQKDAFKRLKIIREHIVELEKHGIDVALVGIDTNTGSQILLGDGKSAAFLKSEDILQNLFAFHSLGTKEVPKDLKSLQQEAQTHMNKLYSKAVGKKQAFPYTKVKKGIIEVNGIPLDVLPLKPMSDYGEKKMKMFLNIKEISVEVPTSPEYEVLSLPVDNAIETELNMKVQKAVEEDNLIEPGSEELLYNLLVTPEVEENIYSLASPAVTHILPSQPVTHTLPSLPVTQTQPNKTTVKRSLKKPSAKQTFTLKKTPAKQTLTLKKTPVTHAFTSPPVTHTVPSPPVTHTLPSSPVTHTLPLPQVIHTLPSPPVTLALTSPPVTHTLPSSPVTHTLPSPPVTHTLPSPPVTHTLPSPPVTHTLPSPPVTHTLPSPPVTLALTSPPVTHTVPSPPVTHTLTSPVTHTVPSPLVTHTLPSPPVTHTLTSPPVTLALTSPPVTHTLTSPPVTHTLTSPPVTHTVASPPVTHTLTSPPVTHTVPSLVTHTLPSPPVTHTITSPPVTHTLPSPPVTTTLPSPPVTHTLTSPPVTQTLPSPPVTHTLTLSPVTLALTSPPVTHTSKRPRGTAANRTKATKKRKNNKEWGVKGIIATRTVENSRQYLIHWDGFSHDHDSWEPECNLTPSLIGQFFANKI